The Flavobacterium faecale genomic sequence ATTTCGTCACACATAGCATAAAACTGTGGCGTTTGCGGATTGTGAGCCGTTCGGATGGTATTTACACCCATATCTTTTAATTGCTGAATTCGAAAACGCAAAATTTTATCTGGAACGGCAGCTCCCAAAGCTCCAGCATCTTGATGGTTGCAAACTCCTTGAATTTTCACGTTTTTTCCGTTAATCCACATTCCTGTTTCGGGAATCCATTTTATATCTCGGATTCCAAAACGGGTTTCGAAACGATCTACCAGTTTTTTACCCTCATAAATTTCGCTTACCGCTTTGTATAAAGTCGGTGTTTCAATTGACCACAATGACGGATTATCTATATGTGTTTGTTGCGCTACTTTTTGTGTCCCATTCGAATGTAACTTTAATTTGCTTTCGATCTTTTGTACCGATTTACCATTGGCATCCAAGAAAGTCGTTTTCAATATCACTTTTGCCTTCTTGGTAGTCGAATTTTTAATTTCTGTATCGATTTTGATTTTATTTCCTTCTGTTCGAACAAAAACACCATCGTTTACTACATGAATATTGTCGCGAATATCAATCCAGGTGTTTGCGTAGATTCCGCTACCGGTGTACCAACGTGCGGATGGTTGCTGGTCATTGTCCACGCGCACCGCAAAGGTGATGGTATTGGAAGTACGAACTTGTTCACTAATATCATAGCCAAAAGTTATCCAACCAAAAGGTCGAACACCTAGTTTCACACCATTGGCATAGACCGTACTATTCATAAAAACGCCATCAAAAATAATTTCGATCTGCTTTCCTTTCCATTCTTTGGGAACAGAAATGGTTTTGCGGTACCAACCAATTCCTGCTGGCAAGTACCCACATTTATCTCCCATCGGATTTTTTTCGTCGTACTCCCCCTCAATACTCCAGTCGTGCGGAAGGTTTAGTTTTCGCCATGATTGGTCGTTATAGCTTGAAACTTCACCACCAACAATGTCTTTCTGGATGAAACGCCACTGGTCGTTGAAATTTATTTTTTGTGTCTGTCCCACTATCCAGAACAAACAACTGGCAATAAGTATGATTCCTTTTTTCATTATAAACTTTTTACTTTTTTATCCTGACTCCATAAATACTCTGGATAATAATTGTGTGCCAATACTTGATCGGTAAATCCATAAAAATGGTCAAAACCTTGCGTCAACGGACTACCCAAATCATCGGCCAAAATGTAGATTACATTTGGTTTTGCTGCTATGGATGCAGTTGACTTTTTACTACCATTACACGACAAACTCAATAATGCTGCAGCTATAATTACTCCTACACTTTTACTTGGTGATATTAACACGCTATCTATTTTGTTATTTATTTTAAATTTAGAAAAGTAAATTTCACTTTAAATATTCTAAAGAATAAAGCTACCAATACATAAATTGTATCTGACAGTTCATTTGCCTAAAATTATAGTTGTACCAATTACTTTTATAAAATAGTCTGATTTGTCAGTTCGAGCGTAGTCGAGAACCCCTTGTACATCTCGACTACGCTCGATGAGACAAAAAATGATTGGACTATATTGAACAGATTTTTGGTATTATAAAATAAAAGGAGCCCGATTGTTCATCGAGCTCCTTTTGTAACTTATGTTCTTTTTGTTTTAACCGCTCTAAAAATGCCTAATTTTCTCCACTTTGGTAAGACCTTTATCAGGGTTTGGTGTTGGAAGTTGCGCCTCAACATATTTTCGCTAGACTTGCAATTATTGTAGCAATTAGTTCGCTTTTTATTCTTCTGTTTTTGTAGTCCAGTTCATTTCTCTATAAATACTGAAACTGACAGCCGAATTAAACAATCGCTATAATTTAAAACCCTTTATTTCCTTTTACTTTTAGATTTTTCTTAGAAGTTTCATCAGCATTTAAGATGTTTTTATTTTCTCCTTTATAGGTATTTTTTGAAATAGCTACGTTATTGCAATTGATCAAATCAAACATTGGAGAATTTGGGTATAAATCTACTGCTTCCTTCGTTTGAATAATGGTGTTTCCGGTGATTTTCAATCCATCCACACGATCTGCCCAAATTATGCGACTACCAAAAGTTTCTATAGTATTGTTTTCGAAAGTAATATTACGGTCAAAAAAAGCTTTATCGTCAAAGTCTTTTCCTAGTCTTGGTGTTACATACAAAATAGCCGATTCAGCTCCACCGTAAGCACAATGAACGAAATGATTGTTTCGAATACTAACATCTTCTACTGCACCAGACTCAAACCAGTAATAGTTATCACCACGTAACTGAATGGCAGACATCATCGAAGAGAAGTTATTGTTTTCGATAATAATTTTCAATGGCGTTTTGATAATCACATTACGCGCTCGGTGGTCATTAATCGTACAACCACGCATCGTAAATACAGGATTCCACGTTTTATTTTCTAAATTATCTCCTAGCTTTAAATTTGAAGGAAGGTTGTTTTCGAAAGTAATTTGAATGAAACGATCGTTAACCGTAAGCACTTTAGCGACTTTGTTTACGGCAACTCTATCAGGACTTGGCTGTTGAATGAACCACATTTCGTCCCCTATTCCAGCAAATTCAAATCCTAACTGCTCAAAATGTTTTAATTCGACCACTACCGTTTTGGAATCAACAATTTTATTGATTTCTACATAAGTACCATGGACGTTTGTACCGTCGTCTAGCATGTGTTGAAATTTACAGTTTTCGATCAAAATATTTCCTTTACAGTTGCTAAAGTGTGTTGCATCTGCAATTGTAGAAACTACTCTATCTGAACCTGGACGGACAAAAATGCCACATTTTGAGATTACAATTTCTTCAGATCTTTCGAATAAAAAACCCATTCCTAAAGCATGGTGAATGGTGATTCCTTCATAAAGAATATTTTGAGAATTCTTCGTTTGAAAAGCTGGTGCATAACGATTTTGCTCGCTTTCACCTTTCGAATTTAACACATTCCCTACAGAAGGATAATTTCTGAATTTATCATATATTCTAATGATTCCGTTTTGTTTTTTCTCTACATAACGAGGACCTACAGACATATCCAATGCTCCGTACGCCACTCTTTTGAGCTTTGGATCAAATTCCAATGTACTTCCTAATTCGAAAAATGAAAATCCGTCAATATCAGGAAACGAAAGTTGGTCTCTGTTTAATGTCCATGAATATCCTTTTGTAAAAGGTTTCACTTCAATCCAACCTTCTTTTTGATTTACAGTCATTACTTCAGATTGGAATAAAAACGGAATATCCCAGTCAATCGTAAAGTTTTTGGCGGTTACTTTCTTGCAATTTTCAATTTGAAAAGGAGCTACTTGACCATGAAAAATAAATTCAGACCCATTCCCTTCGATCGCAACCGAATCATATCCTTCTAATAAAAAAATGATCTTTTTGAGTCCGTTACCGTGATTGGTAATGTAACTGTATTTATCTACGGCATAGTCAGGTAGAAAAAGATACTTTCCTTTTTCGAATACAATTGAAACATCTTTATCGGTATTATCTTCTATAGCTTTTCGAACTATTGGTGTCATATCACCTTCTTGATGTTTAATGTTAATCACTGATTTTGCAGTCGATTGAAAAGATACCAACAGCACTGCGGCTGCCATTATTTTTAAAAAGAATTGATTCATTATTTATTTTTTAAAATTATAGTAATCTATTGCGTGTTGCTATACCAATTGTCTATACAATATAGTGCAATGTAATTTTGTCAGATCGGGCGCAGTCGAGATGCAATGTGTCGTTCTTGACTTCGCTCGAACTGACAGTAGGACTATTATATAAATAGTATTGGTATTGTTCAGTTTCTATCCCGACAATTCGAGACTAAGAATCTGAGTTTTGTATTTAATCTTAGTAGCTTAGTAGCTCAGGAACTCAGAAACTACTAAAAATTATAAATGTACTCCCGTTCCTTGAAAACTGTTGTCGTGGTCACCCCACATGATAATCCATGGATCTTGGGTGTTTTTTTGAAATTCTCGAAGTCTCGTTTTCATGTCATTCAAAACGGGTAGAAATTTATTATCAGTAGCCAAATTGACACTCTCATTTGGATCCTTTTTCAAGTCGAATAATTCAAATTGTGGGTGGTGTAAAAAGTCTTGAATTTTACGTTTTCCATAAAACTGCGCTTTATTTCTGTACACCGCTTGCCAAGTTGACGAATCCCATAAATCTGATGCAAATGGATATTCTAACGGATAGGCAATATTCCAAATCAACTTGTAATCTCCTTTACGTACTACACGCATTGGGTAATACATGGTGATCTCGTGAAAGGTGTGAGAAGCATTAATTTCGTCCCAACCTTTTGGATTTTCTTCGCCAATAATTTTTTCGAAAGAACGACCGTGGAATTTATTTTTTCCAGCATCTACTCCCGCCATTTGTAGAATAGTTGGCGTCATATCTACCCATGAAATCATTGCATTGTTCACAGAACCTTTTTTAGATTCGAAAGGATCTTTGATGATACAAGGCAATTTAATTCCGGGCTCATACACTGTTGTTTTAGCTCCTGGAAATGCCATTCCGTTGTCTGAAATATAGATTACAATCGTGTTTTTATCTTTTCCAGTTTCTTTTAACATGGCCATTAATTTTCCAAAACCTTGATCGATTCTAGAAATACTTTGGTAGTACTGCGCAATTTCCTCTCTACTTTGTTGGGTATCTGGCATAAAATCGGGTACTAAAACGTCTTTAGGATCGTAAACTACTGTTTTTACCCCTGGATAACCATCGGCTTTGTTTCCAAAACTGTTTGGCGTTTTCCAATCTACAGGACGAAAAGGTCCACCACGGTGCGGATCATCTGTACAGAAATACAAGAAAAAGGGTTTGTCAGAGTTTAAAACGTCTGCACATTTTTCTGCCATTTCAAAAGTACTTCTTGGATCAGCTTCTAACACTGTTTGAAAATGATAAACCGACTCAGGAGCTACATGGTATTTACCAATTCTAGCCGTTGCATAACCTGCTTTTTCTAATAAAACGGGTAATGATTTGATGGTATCATAGGTACTAAAGTGATGATAATCATGTACGTGTCCATAGGATCCGGTAGCGTGACCAAATTTACCTGTAAGTATCACCGAACGACTTGCAGCACAACTTGCACTTGTACAATAGGCATTGGTAAAACGAGTTCCCTCAGCAGCCAATTGGTCTAAGTTTGGAGTTTTGATTACAGGATTTCCGTAACAACCAAGTGCATCTATACCGTGATCATCAGCCACAAAAAGGATGATGTTTGGTTTCTTGGATGCTGAATCTTCCTTATCTTCTTTCTTTTCGCCACAAGAAGTCATCACTAGCGCTACACATGAGAGCAGGATCGCAAAACGAAGGATGTTAATTTGTTTTTTCATTATAATTACCTTTTTATTATTTTCGAATTAAAATAAAAAGTGAACGCAAGCTAATTCATAACCAACCTACTATTCTCTTCCTATTTACCCAAGATTGAGTTGTATTTAACTTATAATTTTTAGTACACTTTATTACTGTTAAATTCTAGACGTTGCGCTACTATTTTACATCACAAATTTAAAGTAATAGTTCTCTAAGGTATTCTTTGTGAGTTTATCTACTGTCTCTGTGAGTAAAAAATGTGCAGATTATGAGCATTTTGGCACCATTTTTAAGAAAATTATTTTTTTTTCCCAAATATTTTAGTGGTTGTGGCATGCCTGCTAAAAACTAGAAATGGCCGTGAATTTTAACATCACAGCCATTTTTAGATTCGTACAAAACGCATTATTGGTATTATTTTTAGCTACAATTTGCTTTGTTTTCGATTTTTATAAAATCATAAATCCAAAAGATTATTCTACAATAAGCTTTCTAACCGTTCTTTCTCCTGCCAACGAGATTTCGACAAAGTAGATTCCAGCACTTAAGTCGGATACATTTATTTTGGATTGCAAATTATTACTCTGTACCGACTTCAATAAAGCCCCAAGAGTATTGTAAATATTAATTTTACTATCAATTGGTGCAGTCACGGTTACGGTTGTTGTTGCAGGATTTGGCACTACAGTAATTTTATTACCTAGTTCAAAACTATCTGTACCCAAATTGGAGCAGTCATAATTAAAACCAAAACTAAAATCGTCACCAAAAAGCATGGAAGGATATCCTTCTGCACTATGTAGCATTGCACTACATGCGGCGGCAGGGTCTGTAAATCCTATTCCACTTATGTTGGTCATTTTCATGTAAAACTTTCCACCCATAGGATCACTTCTTGTACCTGTTGCCACTATACTCCCGTTTTCGAATTGCTTTTGTTGTGCCACATTATCTACAGAACGGTGGCCGATTACGGCAATAGAAGGACCTACTTTTAATTTGGGGTCATTATTAAAAAGAGGTAAACTATTTAACGGACTTTGGTTTCTATACACCTGCGGATAAAACTGAAAATCACTTTCTAGTTGTGCAGTAGTACTGCTGTATGTAGCAACAACATCATCTATAGTAATGTCTTTGTAATACCCTTCTATATAATTGGGGTCAGCATCTAACAAATTTTTACCTATATCAGCATCCAAAAATCCAGTTGGAGCATATACCGCAAAAGCAGAACCTATTGAACGAATATTTTTTGCCACTACTCTACCATTTATTCTTGAATGTGGTTGAAATAGCATTGCATTTCGCCCATTAATAGACGTTATACCTTCAGCATAGATATCATTTACAACTCCTAAATCGGCATCAATATTGGATGGCAAAAGTGCAATTGTAGCGCCTGTTTCTAATCGCAAGGTCGAACCTCCTTGAGCTGTACAGTTCTTAAACGAAATATTTCTACAAGATTGTGCTTGTACTAATCCATAACCGGGATGTGCATTCTGGATTTCTAAATCTTTCATTTCACCATTAAGTGGTGACCAACTAACCCCTGTGGGTATGTTATGCATGGCTGGGCTACCATCAGCATTAAAAACCTGAGTACCACTATTGGTATAGAGTTCGATGGAATAAAACCCTTTAAAACTTGGAGAAAAGGTTATGCCTGCAATTTTGGTTGCATTGTCCAAAATCAAAAATTTCGAAATTGAAAAATCTTGAACTTGTGCTATTCCAAATGCTTTATAATTACCTAGCGCACCGTCAGCATCAATGGTAACTTTTTCGTCTGTACCACAGTTAGTACATCCTACTTTTACATTCAGAACAACATCTAATGTTCCGTCATCATAACTATTACCAACATTAAAGATAGTCATGGATTGACTTTTATTACCATTGGAGAAAAAAGGTTTTATGATGGCCGCTTTATCAAATAACAGAAAAACATTTGATTTTAAATAAATATTTTTAAACCTGTAAGTACCCGCAGACACAAGTACAGTCCCACCACCAATATTTGCTGAAACTTCGTTTATAAGCGCTTGCAATGCAGCCGTACTATCGCTATCAACATTGGTTGCAGGCGCTAAGGTTCGTGTAAACGCAACGTTTACTGTACCTGTAAAAACATAAGGAATGAGCGGCGCCTGCCCCATAACTACTGTGAAATTTGCCAGTAATAAAAACAATACTAGTTTGAAGGATTTCTTTGTACTAAAGTTATTCATTTTATTTATTTTTTTAAGTTGTTAGAAGAAGTGCGAAAAAAATAACCAGCTAATTATTGCCCTTTTTCTTTCCTTTTTTACCTTTCCCTTCCTTCGGCTCCCATTGTTTTTTGCTAGACTCTTTTTTTGGGTTTTCTAAACAATCATCGCTTCTTTTGGCTGGTGTTTTATCACAACCGTTTACTGCCATGTTTTTATAAGTGAAATTTTCAGGCATTAAAAAATCAGGATTAGTTTTGGTGATTTTTCCAATAACCACTTCGTAACATCCACCATCACTACCCTCTTTACAACCACTCGCCAAAGTTGCATTAGTTCTTACCACACCAATAGAACGTCCAGGCGTACTCTCAAAATCAGGATTCTGGCATTTTGTTTCCATTTCTGTGCGCTCTTTGCAATCAAAATAGATAAAATCCTTCGATTTTACCTGTGCTCCTTTTCCGCCAGTAACCGTGATATCTCCTATGTACGAACGACTATCAAAAGTTCCTATATTATCTACTCCTGTTTCTTTTCTATCCTTGAAACCTGCGGCGATTTGCACTGCAAAAGAAGAATTTATTGCTGTAATTCCCTCAACATCAACACGACCTTGATCGACTCTATGCGGCGAAACGTTGAAAGCAGCATCACCATTTTTAACTTTAATATTTCGTCCAACAATATCGTCAACTGTTAGTACATTCTCCTTGCCTGTTTCACCACTTCCTGTCTCTACACGCATGGTCACTCCACCAATGCCTTCTAAATTTTTACACAAAATAGATTTCCCGGCTTGAATTTGAATTACTCCATATCCAACATGACTATTGGTTAGCAAAATATTTTTTACTATTCCACCAAAAGCCACTTCGTTACGATCTTTGCTATCTGGCAGATTCAAAGCAATACATGAAAAAGGAGTATAAGAATCTGTTATTTTAAAGCCAGAAAATTTAAAATTACGCACGTTACAACCCGTAATGATTTTCATTCTATAATCTCCCTTTGGAAAATTGACAGAGAACCAAGTCGATTGGTTTTCGTTATCTTCATCAGTATTGGTAATGGCTACATTTTCGACCAAAAACTCTTTACCAACTTCAAAGATATTTGAAGCTGCTTTTTTTGCATTTTTATCGAAATAAGGTTCAATCATCACGTCTTTATCGATTTTGATATGAATGTTTGATTGCAGTATTATATCAATAAGGTAATAAGTTCCTTTTTTGATTTGAATAATTCCACCACCAGCTTTGGACAAAGCAGCTATTTTTGAATTCAGCAATTCGCTATCTGTCCCGTCTTTCCTACCTGTCAATTTAAGTTCTGTTGTTTTATTCGGTATTTTATTGGTGTAAAACCGATTTTCATTGTCTGTTAAACGATCTTGTGCCATTCCAACAAAAGTTGTTAGAAATAGTAGTATTAGTGTTAGATTTTTCATGTTTATTTTTAGTTTGTTAGTTTGTTTTTTATTTAAATTACCGTACCACTTCTTAACTTCTAGCGAATACAAATGACTTTTTATTGTTGAGTGCCGTACACACTTTTGTAATCGTGTAGCCTGTTTCAATACTCAAAATTTCTTTGGGAGGAGCGGTAGAAACTTCTTTTGCGCTTAAGGAAGATCCTTGTATCAACCCTACTAGCACTAGTAAAAACAACGGGAACTTAATTTTCATTGATTCGGAAAATTTGGTTAAAGGTATAATAGTATTCGAACCAAATATAATTAGTTTAAAACAAGGTTATGTATGTATCCGTTTTTTAAATGTCTTTGTCGGTAATTTTATTAATGACAAAAAAAAGGGACTGTCCCGAAGAACAATCCCTTTCAAAATAACCAAATTTTGAAAGATAATATTAGTATTTATAATGTATTAGAATACTTTTTAGTTATTAGTAATTCTTATCCTCTACAACTACAGCCCCAAATAAAAGTAGCCAAACAATCGAAAATCAGAAAGTGTCAATATCGTAAAATGTGCAAATTGCACACCATTCTACTGTTCGACCATTGAGGTCCGCCTGTTTGCTATCTTGGCGGTAGCCAAAAATCACCTGCCTGCAAAAACTAGTTTGTGGTAGGGCAACGTATGCGATGATGTGAAAGAAAACACAATGAAACCAGTCTATTTACGGCTCAAAAAAAAAGAGGGCGCTTTGTCCTCTTAAATAACCTAAACTTGTTTATCGATATCCCCATAGTGGCGGAAATAGAGCGGTGAGCTTGTCCTGAGTGATAGCCGAAGGGTTCAACCGCGGTTTCATTAGTACGTCCGTTCCTATCGCTCAGGTGTTGGCTTTGCAAGCCCAACGAAACCTTAGCTGTTAGGCGACGGCAGATTTACCAGGTCTATTTTTCGTTAGCAAGTTTCAGCGCATTTTCAATAAAACTATCACTTAACCATACGTTTTTTGTTCTTAATTCAAAAAGCAAAGGTTTTAGTTCTGATATATAT encodes the following:
- a CDS encoding sulfatase family protein yields the protein MKKQINILRFAILLSCVALVMTSCGEKKEDKEDSASKKPNIILFVADDHGIDALGCYGNPVIKTPNLDQLAAEGTRFTNAYCTSASCAASRSVILTGKFGHATGSYGHVHDYHHFSTYDTIKSLPVLLEKAGYATARIGKYHVAPESVYHFQTVLEADPRSTFEMAEKCADVLNSDKPFFLYFCTDDPHRGGPFRPVDWKTPNSFGNKADGYPGVKTVVYDPKDVLVPDFMPDTQQSREEIAQYYQSISRIDQGFGKLMAMLKETGKDKNTIVIYISDNGMAFPGAKTTVYEPGIKLPCIIKDPFESKKGSVNNAMISWVDMTPTILQMAGVDAGKNKFHGRSFEKIIGEENPKGWDEINASHTFHEITMYYPMRVVRKGDYKLIWNIAYPLEYPFASDLWDSSTWQAVYRNKAQFYGKRKIQDFLHHPQFELFDLKKDPNESVNLATDNKFLPVLNDMKTRLREFQKNTQDPWIIMWGDHDNSFQGTGVHL
- a CDS encoding right-handed parallel beta-helix repeat-containing protein — encoded protein: MNQFFLKIMAAAVLLVSFQSTAKSVINIKHQEGDMTPIVRKAIEDNTDKDVSIVFEKGKYLFLPDYAVDKYSYITNHGNGLKKIIFLLEGYDSVAIEGNGSEFIFHGQVAPFQIENCKKVTAKNFTIDWDIPFLFQSEVMTVNQKEGWIEVKPFTKGYSWTLNRDQLSFPDIDGFSFFELGSTLEFDPKLKRVAYGALDMSVGPRYVEKKQNGIIRIYDKFRNYPSVGNVLNSKGESEQNRYAPAFQTKNSQNILYEGITIHHALGMGFLFERSEEIVISKCGIFVRPGSDRVVSTIADATHFSNCKGNILIENCKFQHMLDDGTNVHGTYVEINKIVDSKTVVVELKHFEQLGFEFAGIGDEMWFIQQPSPDRVAVNKVAKVLTVNDRFIQITFENNLPSNLKLGDNLENKTWNPVFTMRGCTINDHRARNVIIKTPLKIIIENNNFSSMMSAIQLRGDNYYWFESGAVEDVSIRNNHFVHCAYGGAESAILYVTPRLGKDFDDKAFFDRNITFENNTIETFGSRIIWADRVDGLKITGNTIIQTKEAVDLYPNSPMFDLINCNNVAISKNTYKGENKNILNADETSKKNLKVKGNKGF
- a CDS encoding T9SS type A sorting domain-containing protein; the encoded protein is MNNFSTKKSFKLVLFLLLANFTVVMGQAPLIPYVFTGTVNVAFTRTLAPATNVDSDSTAALQALINEVSANIGGGTVLVSAGTYRFKNIYLKSNVFLLFDKAAIIKPFFSNGNKSQSMTIFNVGNSYDDGTLDVVLNVKVGCTNCGTDEKVTIDADGALGNYKAFGIAQVQDFSISKFLILDNATKIAGITFSPSFKGFYSIELYTNSGTQVFNADGSPAMHNIPTGVSWSPLNGEMKDLEIQNAHPGYGLVQAQSCRNISFKNCTAQGGSTLRLETGATIALLPSNIDADLGVVNDIYAEGITSINGRNAMLFQPHSRINGRVVAKNIRSIGSAFAVYAPTGFLDADIGKNLLDADPNYIEGYYKDITIDDVVATYSSTTAQLESDFQFYPQVYRNQSPLNSLPLFNNDPKLKVGPSIAVIGHRSVDNVAQQKQFENGSIVATGTRSDPMGGKFYMKMTNISGIGFTDPAAACSAMLHSAEGYPSMLFGDDFSFGFNYDCSNLGTDSFELGNKITVVPNPATTTVTVTAPIDSKINIYNTLGALLKSVQSNNLQSKINVSDLSAGIYFVEISLAGERTVRKLIVE